The Vibrio tarriae genome includes a window with the following:
- a CDS encoding dihydrodipicolinate synthase family protein, whose amino-acid sequence MKKLTGLIAAPHTPFTKDNKVNFAAIDQIAELLIEQGVKGAYVCGTTGEGIHCSVEERKAIAERWVKAVDGKLDVILHTGALSIVDTINLTEHAETLDIFATSAIGPCFFKPGSVDDLVEYCAQVAAAAPSKGFYYYHSGMSGVNLDLEQFLIKGEQRIPNLYGAKFNNADLYEYQRCVRVSNGKFDIPFGVDEFLPAGLAVGAVGAVGSTYNYAAPLYLKIIEAFNHGKHDQVAALMDKVIAIIRVLVEYGGVAAGKVAMQLHGIDAGNPRLPIRSLNDKQKADVLAKMRDAGFLSY is encoded by the coding sequence ATGAAAAAATTAACAGGTTTGATTGCTGCGCCACATACGCCTTTCACAAAAGATAACAAGGTTAATTTTGCGGCGATTGACCAAATTGCTGAGCTTCTGATTGAACAAGGAGTGAAAGGTGCTTATGTCTGCGGAACGACAGGTGAGGGGATCCATTGCTCTGTCGAAGAAAGAAAAGCCATTGCAGAACGTTGGGTGAAAGCCGTTGATGGGAAGTTAGATGTTATTTTACATACAGGCGCTTTAAGTATTGTTGATACCATCAATTTGACAGAGCACGCCGAAACACTAGATATCTTTGCTACCTCCGCTATTGGCCCATGCTTTTTTAAACCGGGAAGTGTGGATGATTTAGTTGAGTATTGTGCCCAAGTTGCTGCCGCTGCTCCTTCAAAAGGTTTCTATTACTACCACTCAGGAATGTCGGGTGTGAATCTGGATTTAGAGCAGTTTTTGATTAAAGGTGAACAGCGCATTCCTAACCTTTATGGCGCAAAATTCAATAATGCTGATTTGTATGAATACCAGCGTTGCGTACGAGTATCGAATGGAAAATTTGATATTCCATTTGGTGTGGATGAGTTTTTACCTGCTGGTTTAGCCGTCGGTGCAGTAGGCGCAGTTGGTAGCACTTATAACTATGCAGCTCCTTTATATTTGAAAATTATTGAAGCATTTAACCACGGCAAACACGATCAAGTCGCAGCGTTGATGGATAAAGTGATTGCGATTATTCGAGTATTAGTTGAATACGGTGGTGTTGCGGCTGGTAAAGTTGCGATGCAATTACATGGTATTGACGCTGGTAATCCTCGCTTGCCTATTCGTTCATTGAATGACAAGCAGAAAGCGGATGTTCTTGCGAAAATGCGTGATGCAGGTTTTCTCTCGTACTAA
- a CDS encoding MurR/RpiR family transcriptional regulator, whose protein sequence is MNLPKNLMVRLRSNTEPLSKKLRVVADYVLENAHEVQYQTITDLAFNTKTSEATVVRLCRDLGYKGYSDFRMALAVDLSQSANQSQPKMDGDICEISAQSAVDSLMDTAKLIDRASLNRICELVHNAQFIGCVGVGASSIVGRYLAYRLVRIGKKAIMYEDTHLAAMSAGRSVSGDVWFAISSSGSTKEVVHAATQAHQRGVPVVSLTNISHSPLSSISDEMLVAARPEGPLTGGAFSSKVGALLLVDVLINTLLDVYPEYSVSVFGTAEVVLPLMDS, encoded by the coding sequence GTGAATTTGCCTAAAAATCTGATGGTTCGATTGCGTTCGAATACCGAACCTTTGAGCAAAAAACTCAGAGTTGTTGCTGATTATGTGCTCGAAAATGCACATGAAGTTCAGTATCAGACGATCACCGATCTAGCGTTTAATACAAAAACAAGCGAAGCCACTGTAGTCAGGCTATGCCGTGATTTGGGCTACAAAGGATATTCGGATTTTAGAATGGCATTGGCTGTAGATCTGAGTCAGTCTGCAAACCAATCTCAGCCCAAAATGGATGGCGATATTTGCGAAATCTCTGCGCAAAGTGCTGTAGATAGCTTAATGGATACTGCGAAACTCATAGATAGAGCTTCACTAAACCGCATATGTGAATTAGTCCATAACGCTCAATTCATTGGGTGTGTTGGGGTTGGGGCATCCAGTATCGTCGGTCGTTATTTAGCTTATCGATTGGTGCGAATCGGGAAAAAAGCCATCATGTATGAGGACACCCATTTAGCCGCGATGAGTGCTGGCCGAAGTGTTTCTGGTGATGTGTGGTTTGCAATATCGAGCTCAGGTTCTACAAAAGAGGTGGTTCATGCGGCCACCCAGGCTCATCAACGCGGTGTGCCAGTTGTATCTCTTACGAATATTAGCCATAGCCCACTTTCGTCTATTTCTGATGAAATGTTAGTGGCTGCAAGGCCTGAAGGCCCTCTCACTGGTGGTGCTTTTTCTTCTAAAGTTGGTGCATTGTTGCTTGTTGATGTTTTGATTAACACACTATTAGATGTTTATCCTGAATACTCGGTATCTGTATTTGGTACTGCGGAAGTGGTTTTACCTTTAATGGATAGCTAG